The following are from one region of the Pseudomonas lalucatii genome:
- the purF gene encoding amidophosphoribosyltransferase — protein MCGIVGIVGKSNVNQALYDGLTVLQHRGQDAAGIVTSHDGRLFLRKDNGLVRDVFQQRHMQRLVGHMGIGHVRYPTAGSSSSAEAQPFYVNSPYGITLAHNGNLTNVEQLAKEIYESDLRHVNTNSDSEVLLNVFAHELAQRGQLQPTEEDVFAAVSDVHKRCRGGYAVVAMITGYGIVGFRDPNGIRPIVFGQRHTDEGVEYMIASESVSLDVLGFTLIRDLAPGEAVYITEDGKLFTRQCAENPRYSPCIFEHVYLARPDSIMDGISVYKARLRMGEKLAEKIQRERPGHDIDVVIPIPDTSRTSALELANHLGVKFREGFVKNRYIGRTFIMPGQAARKKSVRQKLNAIELEFRGKNVMLVDDSIVRGTTCKQIIQMAREAGAKNVYFCSAAPAVRYPNVYGIDMPSAHELIAHNRTTEEVCELIGADWLVYQDLPDLIEAVSGSKKIKIDNFDCAVFDGKYVTGDVDEAYLDKIEQARNDATKAKSQAVSAIIDLYNN, from the coding sequence ATGTGTGGCATTGTCGGTATCGTCGGTAAATCGAACGTCAATCAGGCGCTGTATGACGGGCTCACCGTTCTCCAGCACCGCGGCCAGGATGCTGCCGGTATTGTCACCAGTCATGATGGACGGCTGTTCCTGCGCAAGGACAACGGCCTGGTGCGCGATGTCTTCCAGCAGCGCCATATGCAGCGCCTGGTCGGCCACATGGGCATCGGTCATGTGCGCTACCCGACCGCCGGCAGCTCCAGCTCCGCCGAGGCGCAGCCGTTCTACGTCAACTCGCCCTACGGCATCACCCTGGCGCACAACGGCAACCTGACCAACGTCGAGCAGCTGGCCAAGGAAATCTACGAGTCCGACCTGCGCCATGTGAACACCAATTCCGACTCGGAAGTGCTGCTCAACGTGTTCGCCCACGAGTTGGCCCAGCGCGGCCAGTTGCAGCCGACCGAGGAAGACGTGTTCGCCGCGGTCAGCGACGTTCACAAGCGCTGCCGTGGCGGTTACGCGGTGGTGGCGATGATCACCGGCTACGGCATCGTCGGCTTCCGCGACCCCAACGGCATCCGCCCGATCGTCTTCGGCCAGCGTCACACCGACGAGGGCGTCGAATACATGATCGCCTCCGAGAGCGTGTCCCTGGACGTGCTCGGCTTCACCCTGATCCGCGACCTGGCGCCGGGCGAGGCGGTGTACATCACCGAGGACGGCAAGCTGTTCACCCGCCAGTGCGCGGAGAACCCGCGCTATTCGCCGTGCATCTTCGAGCACGTCTACCTGGCGCGACCGGACTCGATCATGGACGGCATCTCGGTGTACAAGGCGCGCCTGCGCATGGGCGAGAAGCTGGCCGAGAAGATCCAGCGCGAGCGTCCCGGGCACGACATCGACGTGGTCATCCCGATCCCCGATACCAGCCGCACCTCGGCGCTGGAGCTGGCCAACCACCTGGGCGTGAAGTTTCGCGAGGGTTTCGTCAAGAACCGCTATATCGGTCGGACCTTCATCATGCCCGGCCAGGCCGCGCGCAAGAAGTCGGTGCGACAGAAGCTCAACGCCATCGAGCTGGAGTTCCGCGGCAAGAACGTGATGCTGGTGGACGACTCCATCGTGCGCGGCACCACCTGCAAGCAGATCATCCAGATGGCCCGCGAGGCCGGCGCGAAGAACGTCTACTTCTGTTCGGCGGCGCCGGCGGTGCGCTATCCCAACGTCTACGGCATCGACATGCCCAGTGCCCATGAGCTGATCGCCCACAACCGCACCACCGAGGAAGTCTGCGAGCTTATCGGCGCCGACTGGCTGGTGTATCAGGACCTGCCGGACCTGATCGAGGCCGTCAGCGGTAGCAAGAAGATCAAGATCGACAACTTCGACTGTGCGGTATTCGACGGCAAGTACGTCACCGGCGATGTCGACGAGGCCTACCTGGACAAGATCGAGCAGGCGCGCAACGACGCCACCAAGGCCAAGTCCCAGGCGGTCAGCGCGATCATCGACCTGTACAATAACTAA
- the folC gene encoding bifunctional tetrahydrofolate synthase/dihydrofolate synthase translates to MTERSLADWLAYLEQLHPSAIDMGLERSRAVAQRLALAKPAPLVITVTGTNGKGSTCAFLAALLREQGLRVGVYSSPHLLRYNERVQITGDEASDAALCEAFAAVEAARGEISLTYFEMGTLAAFWLFQRAVLDAVVLEVGLGGRLDAVNLVDADLALVTSIGLDHADWLGDTRESVAFEKAGIFRAGKPALCGDPQPPQPLLDRVALLAAPFFLRGRDYDLSVGAEHWAWSGLNRRGERLQLERLPLLDLPMENAALALQAFALLDLPWQTERIAGALGRTRVTGRLDRRVLNWRGKPLTLLLDVGHNPHAAEYLAQRLAARPAPGRRLAVFGLLADKDLAGVVTPLLGEIAHWAVTPLATARSRPVAELEAQLRNGAASVSAHADVQSALLAQCERAAAGDEILLFGSFYCVAEALDWLARHATGEVQDGFAG, encoded by the coding sequence ATGACCGAGCGCAGCCTGGCCGACTGGCTGGCCTATCTGGAGCAGCTGCACCCCTCGGCGATCGACATGGGGCTGGAGCGTTCCAGGGCGGTGGCGCAGCGCCTGGCCCTGGCCAAGCCGGCGCCTCTGGTGATTACCGTCACCGGCACCAACGGCAAGGGATCTACCTGCGCCTTCCTCGCGGCCCTGCTGCGGGAGCAGGGGCTGCGGGTCGGGGTGTACAGCTCGCCGCACCTGCTGCGCTACAACGAGCGGGTACAGATCACCGGCGACGAAGCCAGCGATGCTGCGCTCTGCGAGGCCTTCGCCGCGGTAGAGGCGGCGCGCGGCGAGATCTCCCTGACCTATTTCGAGATGGGTACGCTGGCGGCCTTCTGGCTGTTCCAGCGGGCGGTCCTGGATGCCGTGGTGCTGGAGGTGGGGCTGGGCGGGCGGCTCGATGCGGTCAACCTGGTCGATGCCGACCTGGCCCTGGTCACCAGCATCGGGTTGGATCATGCCGACTGGCTCGGCGACACCCGTGAGTCGGTCGCCTTCGAAAAGGCCGGAATCTTTCGTGCCGGAAAACCGGCCCTGTGCGGCGATCCGCAGCCACCGCAACCCCTCTTGGATCGGGTGGCGCTGCTGGCGGCCCCGTTCTTCCTGCGGGGGCGCGATTACGACCTCAGTGTCGGCGCCGAGCATTGGGCCTGGTCCGGGCTGAACCGCCGTGGCGAACGGCTGCAGCTCGAGCGGCTACCGCTACTGGACCTGCCGATGGAGAATGCCGCCCTGGCGTTGCAAGCGTTCGCCCTGCTGGACCTGCCCTGGCAGACCGAGCGGATTGCCGGCGCCCTGGGGCGGACCCGGGTCACCGGGCGCCTGGACCGGCGAGTGCTGAATTGGCGGGGCAAACCACTGACGTTGCTGCTGGATGTTGGGCATAATCCCCATGCCGCCGAGTACCTGGCGCAACGATTGGCGGCCCGGCCAGCGCCTGGCCGGCGCCTGGCGGTGTTCGGTCTGCTGGCTGACAAGGACTTGGCAGGGGTGGTGACGCCGCTATTGGGCGAGATTGCGCACTGGGCGGTGACGCCGCTAGCCACCGCCCGTAGCCGCCCGGTTGCCGAGCTGGAAGCGCAATTGCGCAATGGCGCCGCGTCGGTGAGTGCCCATGCCGACGTGCAGTCGGCGCTGCTGGCGCAGTGCGAGCGCGCCGCTGCGGGGGATGAAATCCTCTTGTTCGGTTCTTTTTACTGCGTGGCCGAGGCCCTGGACTGGCTGGCCCGCCATGCCACGGGGGAAGTGCAGGATGGCTTTGCTGGATAA
- a CDS encoding CvpA family protein, translating to MAFTWVDWAIIAIIAVSSLISLSRGFVKEALSLLTWIVAGVVAWMFGGALSQHLTEFIETPSARVIAACAFLFVVTLMVGALVNYLIGELIRVTGLSGTDRFLGMVFGAARGGLLVVVLVGLLSLAPVQQDPWWRQSALLPHFLMVADWSKNLILGVSSEWLANGIDAPAQLPFKEELLQPRLP from the coding sequence GTGGCATTTACCTGGGTCGATTGGGCGATCATCGCCATCATCGCCGTATCGAGTCTGATCAGTCTGAGCCGAGGCTTCGTCAAGGAAGCCCTGTCGTTGCTCACCTGGATCGTTGCCGGCGTCGTCGCCTGGATGTTCGGCGGCGCCTTGTCGCAGCACCTCACGGAATTCATCGAAACCCCGTCGGCGCGCGTGATCGCCGCCTGTGCCTTCCTGTTTGTCGTCACCCTGATGGTGGGGGCGCTGGTCAATTACCTGATCGGTGAACTGATCCGGGTCACCGGCCTGTCCGGCACCGACCGCTTTCTCGGCATGGTGTTCGGTGCCGCCCGGGGCGGCCTGCTGGTCGTGGTGCTGGTCGGCCTGCTCAGCCTGGCGCCGGTGCAGCAGGACCCATGGTGGCGGCAATCGGCACTGTTGCCACACTTTCTAATGGTTGCGGACTGGTCGAAGAACCTCATCCTCGGGGTGTCCAGCGAGTGGCTGGCCAACGGCATCGACGCTCCGGCGCAGTTGCCGTTCAAAGAAGAGCTCTTGCAGCCTAGATTGCCGTAA
- a CDS encoding O-succinylhomoserine sulfhydrylase, translating to MTQEWQAGRLDSDLEGVGFDTLAVRAGQHRTPEGEHSEALFPTSSYVFRTAADAAARFAGEVPGNVYSRYTNPTVRAFEERIAALEGAEQAVATASGMSAILAIVMSLCSGGDHVLVSRSVFGSTISLFEKYLKRFGVEVDYVALSDLDAWQAACRPTTKLLFVESPSNPLAELVDIDALAQIAHAHGALLAVDNCFCTPALQQPLKLGADVVMHSATKYIDGQGRGMGGVVAGRAELMKEVVGFLRTAGPTLSPFNAWIFLKGLETLRVRMQAHCASAQQLAEWLEQQAGVEHVYYAGLPSHPQHELARRQQRAFGAVVSFEVAGGKEAAWRFIDATRVISITTNLGDTKTTIAHPATTSHGRLSPAERANAGIRDNLIRVAVGLEDLADLKADLARGLAAL from the coding sequence ATGACGCAAGAGTGGCAAGCCGGGCGGCTGGACAGCGATCTTGAAGGTGTCGGTTTCGACACCCTGGCGGTGCGCGCCGGCCAGCATCGCACGCCGGAGGGCGAACACAGCGAGGCGTTGTTCCCCACCTCCAGCTACGTGTTCCGCACCGCCGCCGATGCGGCGGCGCGTTTCGCCGGCGAGGTGCCGGGCAATGTCTATTCGCGCTACACCAATCCCACGGTGCGCGCCTTCGAGGAGCGCATCGCCGCGCTCGAGGGGGCCGAGCAGGCGGTCGCCACGGCCTCCGGCATGTCGGCGATCCTGGCCATCGTCATGAGCCTGTGCAGCGGCGGCGACCATGTGCTGGTGTCGCGCAGCGTGTTCGGCTCGACCATCAGCCTGTTCGAGAAGTACCTCAAGCGCTTCGGCGTCGAGGTGGACTATGTGGCGCTGTCCGACCTGGATGCCTGGCAGGCGGCGTGCCGCCCCACGACCAAGCTGCTGTTCGTCGAGTCACCGTCCAACCCCCTGGCCGAGCTGGTGGATATCGACGCCCTGGCGCAGATCGCCCACGCGCATGGCGCGCTGCTGGCGGTGGACAACTGCTTCTGCACCCCGGCGCTGCAGCAGCCGCTGAAGCTGGGGGCGGATGTGGTGATGCATTCGGCGACCAAGTACATCGACGGCCAAGGCCGTGGCATGGGCGGCGTGGTGGCCGGCAGGGCGGAGTTGATGAAGGAGGTCGTCGGCTTCCTGCGTACCGCCGGGCCGACCCTGAGCCCGTTCAACGCCTGGATCTTCCTCAAGGGCCTGGAGACCCTGCGGGTACGCATGCAGGCCCACTGCGCCAGCGCCCAGCAGCTGGCCGAATGGCTCGAGCAGCAGGCGGGTGTGGAGCACGTGTATTACGCCGGGCTGCCCAGCCACCCGCAACACGAACTGGCCCGCCGCCAGCAGCGCGCCTTCGGGGCGGTGGTCAGCTTCGAGGTCGCCGGAGGCAAGGAGGCGGCCTGGCGTTTCATCGACGCCACGCGGGTGATCTCCATCACCACCAACCTGGGCGACACCAAGACCACCATCGCTCACCCGGCCACTACCTCCCACGGCCGCCTGTCGCCGGCCGAGCGGGCCAACGCCGGCATCCGCGACAACCTGATCCGCGTGGCGGTGGGCCTGGAAGACCTCGCCGATCTCAAGGCCGATCTGGCCCGCGGGCTGGCGGCGCTCTAG
- a CDS encoding SPOR domain-containing protein, with the protein MALLDKGLKQRMVGALVLLALAVIFLPMLLSRQDELRQVVVDAPAMPEAPAMPQIEMQPVGVPEPQVLPEEPVPEQAEVQGSGDPVAVAAPAAEPEAVVAPPAPPAATKAPAPAGRLDANGLPLSWSVQLASLSSRSGAENLQKTLRSQGYNAYIRSVDGMNRVFVGPLIERAEADRLRDQLKRQHKLNGFVVRFQPERS; encoded by the coding sequence ATGGCTTTGCTGGATAAGGGGCTGAAACAGCGGATGGTCGGTGCCCTGGTGCTGCTGGCGCTGGCGGTGATCTTCCTGCCGATGCTGTTGTCGCGCCAGGACGAGCTGCGCCAGGTGGTGGTCGACGCCCCGGCCATGCCCGAGGCACCGGCCATGCCGCAGATCGAGATGCAGCCGGTCGGCGTGCCGGAGCCGCAGGTCCTGCCGGAAGAGCCGGTGCCGGAACAGGCAGAAGTACAGGGCTCCGGCGATCCGGTCGCCGTCGCGGCGCCGGCCGCGGAGCCCGAGGCTGTGGTGGCGCCCCCCGCGCCGCCTGCCGCCACGAAGGCGCCGGCCCCTGCCGGTCGCCTGGATGCCAACGGCTTGCCGCTCAGTTGGTCGGTGCAGCTGGCCAGCCTGTCCAGTCGCAGTGGTGCCGAGAATCTGCAGAAGACCCTGCGCAGCCAGGGCTACAACGCCTATATCCGCAGCGTGGATGGCATGAACCGGGTGTTCGTCGGTCCGCTGATCGAGCGCGCCGAGGCCGACCGCCTGCGCGATCAACTCAAGCGCCAGCACAAGCTCAACGGTTTCGTCGTGCGCTTTCAGCCGGAGCGCAGTTGA
- a CDS encoding phosphoribosylanthranilate isomerase, protein MPVVRSKICGITRIEDALIAAEAGADAIGLVFYAKSPRAVSVAQARAIIAALPPFVTTVGLFVDAGSAALSEVLGAVPLDLLQFHGDEPASFCEAVGRPYIKALRVRPGDDIAARIAPYAGAAGILLDTYVAGVPGGTGEAFDWSLVPHDLAKPVVLAGGLTPANVAGAIAQVKPYGVDVSGGVEAAKGIKDADKVRAFVRAVRGA, encoded by the coding sequence TTGCCAGTCGTTCGCAGCAAGATCTGTGGGATTACCCGCATAGAGGATGCACTGATCGCCGCCGAAGCCGGTGCGGACGCAATCGGCCTGGTGTTCTATGCCAAGAGCCCGCGCGCGGTCAGCGTGGCGCAGGCGCGGGCGATCATCGCGGCGCTGCCGCCCTTCGTGACCACCGTGGGCCTGTTCGTCGATGCCGGCTCGGCCGCGTTGAGCGAGGTACTCGGCGCGGTGCCGCTGGACCTGCTGCAGTTTCATGGCGATGAGCCGGCGTCCTTCTGCGAGGCCGTGGGGCGCCCCTATATCAAGGCCCTGCGGGTCAGGCCGGGGGATGATATCGCGGCGCGAATAGCGCCTTACGCCGGTGCCGCGGGGATTTTGCTGGACACCTACGTGGCGGGGGTGCCTGGCGGTACTGGCGAGGCGTTCGACTGGTCCCTGGTGCCCCATGATCTGGCCAAGCCGGTCGTCCTGGCGGGTGGCCTGACTCCGGCGAACGTGGCCGGGGCCATTGCCCAGGTCAAGCCCTATGGGGTCGACGTCAGCGGCGGGGTGGAGGCGGCCAAGGGCATCAAGGATGCCGACAAGGTTCGCGCCTTTGTGCGTGCGGTCAGGGGCGCCTGA
- the accD gene encoding acetyl-CoA carboxylase, carboxyltransferase subunit beta, which yields MSNWLVDKLIPSIMRSEVKKSSVPEGLWHKCRSCDAVLYKPELEKTLDVCPKCNHHMRIDARVRLDIFLDAEGREEIGADLEPVDRLKFRDSKKYKDRLVSAQKQTGEKDALVAMRGTLEKMPVVACAFEFSFMGGSMGAIVGERFVRAANVALEQRCPLVCFSASGGARMQEALISLMQMAKTSAALARLREEGIPFISVLTDPVYGGVSASLAMLGDVIVAEPRALIGFAGPRVIEQTVREKLPEGFQRSEFLLEHGAIDMIIPRAELRPRLARLLAQLMRLPSPAALPATA from the coding sequence ATGAGCAACTGGTTGGTAGACAAACTGATCCCATCGATCATGCGTTCCGAGGTCAAGAAGAGTTCGGTGCCCGAGGGGCTCTGGCACAAGTGCCGCTCCTGCGATGCGGTGCTGTACAAGCCCGAGTTGGAAAAGACCCTGGATGTCTGCCCCAAGTGCAACCATCACATGCGCATCGATGCACGCGTGCGCCTGGATATCTTCCTGGATGCCGAGGGTCGCGAGGAGATCGGTGCCGATCTGGAACCGGTCGATCGCCTGAAATTCCGCGATAGCAAGAAGTACAAGGACCGCCTGGTGTCGGCGCAGAAGCAGACCGGCGAGAAGGATGCGCTGGTTGCCATGCGCGGCACCCTGGAAAAGATGCCGGTGGTGGCCTGCGCCTTCGAGTTCTCCTTCATGGGCGGCTCCATGGGGGCGATCGTCGGCGAGCGTTTCGTGCGTGCGGCCAATGTGGCCCTGGAGCAGCGTTGCCCGCTGGTCTGTTTCTCCGCCTCCGGCGGTGCGCGCATGCAGGAGGCGCTGATCTCCCTGATGCAGATGGCCAAGACGTCGGCGGCGCTGGCGCGTCTGCGCGAGGAGGGCATTCCGTTCATCTCCGTGCTGACCGACCCGGTCTATGGTGGCGTGTCCGCCAGCCTGGCGATGCTCGGCGATGTGATCGTCGCCGAGCCGCGGGCCCTGATCGGCTTCGCCGGTCCGCGGGTGATCGAGCAGACGGTGCGCGAGAAGCTGCCGGAAGGCTTCCAGCGCAGCGAGTTCCTCCTCGAGCATGGCGCCATCGACATGATCATCCCGCGCGCCGAGCTGCGTCCGCGCCTGGCTCGACTGCTCGCACAGCTGATGCGCTTGCCGTCCCCGGCTGCCCTTCCGGCCACGGCATGA